One genomic window of Gossypium hirsutum isolate 1008001.06 chromosome D11, Gossypium_hirsutum_v2.1, whole genome shotgun sequence includes the following:
- the LOC107913020 gene encoding renalase isoform X2, whose product MAPSALPSFSSSFLFPLKTQKSFKPPKPLTIICSSQEPKKPSKNPQRPTSRNRKRTPYGTSRRSILKITFTQEQVKFTAGVSADPHVGIIGGGMAGLLCALSLEKRGVKSTVFDTGMHGLGGRMGTRVIDPQQLIFDHAAQFFTVSDSRFSKLVDYWLEKGLVREWQGLVGQLELGGRFVPLPSSPPRFIGVNGMRPLADSLLSETSMVNVVRPCWISKLEPFNGMWHLSENGKPRGEFDAIVIAHNDCRLFTK is encoded by the exons atggCACCTTCGGCTCTGCCCagtttttcttcttcatttctgtTTCCTCTCAAAACCCAGAAATCCTTTAAACCCCCAAAACCTCTAACTATAATTTGCAGTTCACAAGAACCCAAAAAACCCTCCAAAAACCCACAAAGACCCACTTCAAGGAACAGGAAAAGAACACCATATGGGACTTCTAGGAGGTCAATTCTCAAGATAACCTTCACTCAGGAGCAGGTCAAGTTCACTGCTGGTGTTTCAGCTGACCCTCACGTGGGGATTATTGGTGGAGGAATGGCTGGTCTTCTTTGTGCTTTGAGCTTGGAGAAAAGAGGTGTTAAGTCCACTGTTTTTGACACG GGAATGCATGGTTTGGGAGGAAGAATGGGAACTAGAGTCATTGATCCTCAACAACTTATATTTGACCATGCTGCTCAGTTTTTTACTGTCAGTGATTCTCGGTTTTCCAAGCTAGTTGATTATTGGTTGGAGAAAGGCTTGGTTCGAGAATGGCAAGGTTTAGTTGGTCAGCTTGAATTAGGTGGCCGGTTTGTTCCTCTTCCTTCATCACCACCAAGGTTTATAGGTGTCAATGGGATGCGCCCTTTAGCCGACTCTTTGCTTTCTGAG ACTTCTATGGTCAATGTAGTGAGACCTTGTTGGATAAGTAAGCTCGAGCCATTTAACGGGATGTGGCACTTGAGCGAGAATGGAAAACCTCGTGGGGAATTTGATGCAATTGTTATTGCTCATAATG ATTGCAGACTATTTACAAAGTGA
- the LOC107913020 gene encoding renalase isoform X1 encodes MAPSALPSFSSSFLFPLKTQKSFKPPKPLTIICSSQEPKKPSKNPQRPTSRNRKRTPYGTSRRSILKITFTQEQVKFTAGVSADPHVGIIGGGMAGLLCALSLEKRGVKSTVFDTGMHGLGGRMGTRVIDPQQLIFDHAAQFFTVSDSRFSKLVDYWLEKGLVREWQGLVGQLELGGRFVPLPSSPPRFIGVNGMRPLADSLLSETSMVNVVRPCWISKLEPFNGMWHLSENGKPRGEFDAIVIAHNGNFVPQYLCFFLLSHFFQFKFA; translated from the exons atggCACCTTCGGCTCTGCCCagtttttcttcttcatttctgtTTCCTCTCAAAACCCAGAAATCCTTTAAACCCCCAAAACCTCTAACTATAATTTGCAGTTCACAAGAACCCAAAAAACCCTCCAAAAACCCACAAAGACCCACTTCAAGGAACAGGAAAAGAACACCATATGGGACTTCTAGGAGGTCAATTCTCAAGATAACCTTCACTCAGGAGCAGGTCAAGTTCACTGCTGGTGTTTCAGCTGACCCTCACGTGGGGATTATTGGTGGAGGAATGGCTGGTCTTCTTTGTGCTTTGAGCTTGGAGAAAAGAGGTGTTAAGTCCACTGTTTTTGACACG GGAATGCATGGTTTGGGAGGAAGAATGGGAACTAGAGTCATTGATCCTCAACAACTTATATTTGACCATGCTGCTCAGTTTTTTACTGTCAGTGATTCTCGGTTTTCCAAGCTAGTTGATTATTGGTTGGAGAAAGGCTTGGTTCGAGAATGGCAAGGTTTAGTTGGTCAGCTTGAATTAGGTGGCCGGTTTGTTCCTCTTCCTTCATCACCACCAAGGTTTATAGGTGTCAATGGGATGCGCCCTTTAGCCGACTCTTTGCTTTCTGAG ACTTCTATGGTCAATGTAGTGAGACCTTGTTGGATAAGTAAGCTCGAGCCATTTAACGGGATGTGGCACTTGAGCGAGAATGGAAAACCTCGTGGGGAATTTGATGCAATTGTTATTGCTCATAATGGTAATTTTGTGCCTCAATACTTATGTTTTTTTCTTCTGTCccatttttttcaattcaaatttgcTTAG